DNA sequence from the Megalops cyprinoides isolate fMegCyp1 chromosome 24, fMegCyp1.pri, whole genome shotgun sequence genome:
GGGGGAGtgggtggctcttaaaagagcctttgggtaGGTTTTTCGTGCAGACATGATATTTAGCCTCCAAAGCCGTATAGTGTGCGACCCTGACGCTTCAGCGCGTACACCACATCCATGGCGGTGACAGTCTTCCTCTTGGCATGTTCTGTGTAGGTGACTGCATCGCGAATAACGTTCTCCAAGAAGACCTTCAGCACACCGCGGGTCTCCTCGTAAATCAAACCAGAGATACGCTTAACACCACCACGGCGAGCCAAACGACGAATTGCGGGCTTAGTAATACCCTGGATGTTATCACGGAGAACCTTACGGTGACGCTTGGCGCCTCCTTTCCCCAAACCTTTACCTCCTTTTCCGCGCCCGGACATCTTCTAAGCAGTTTTCGTTACTCAAACCACGAACAGCTTTAATGATTTGCTCTTTCTGCTCACACATAAGTGCACCCAAAGACGACCTGATTGAAGCCTCCGCTCAAATGAAAGCGGTTTCGAGTTAGACCCCGCCCCCTCAAGAAGGGCTCCGTCCATTCAATGATGCTTTAGCAGCGCGTGCAAACTCCGACAAATTCTTAGCATGGCAACAATTACCGTGACTATCTCCGCGCTAGTGTCAGTTACGTTTCGAGATTCggttcaaaagaaagaaagcaagaaagaaaaaaatccactgtaTTCAGTTTGGCAAATGTATGTAGTGCCACTGTCCTGAAATAAATCAAGTATCAAACGACTAAGCTAAACAATATGAAGTTAATATGACACAGTGAATTGCTGTGGCTATATGGTGCTAAAGTATGCACAACAAGACAATGAGGTGActgccaaattaaaaaatgaaatgtaaatgtaactgggAGAAGCACTCATTTAATGCTCATGCTTGGAAACACAATCCAGGTCCCTTTCAAAACAAGGCCATAGACTGATTTTATATGTGATGCTTCCACTGCTCACAACAGCAAACGTCCTCACTCCCACACCTGGCACAGCTGAGAGGGCTTCCTCTTAGTAGGGGTTGATGAACCCAAATGCCTGCCAGGTATAATGTGAGGTGGGGAAGGGGTGGAGCCACTAAAGCACTGGCCATCCATCACCTCTCCCCTGGTGTCACAATATCAAATAGCTAAACTCCAATATGAAGTAATTAAAACACAGTGAATCGCCATGGCAGCATGATACAAATCATGCACAACAGGACTATGAGGTAACTGGGAGAAGCAACCAGTTATTGCTCATACTTCTCCGGGTTGGACTAGTGTACCATTTCATTTATGCACTGGTTTCCTTAATGAAATTCAATTGACAAGGAGGACAGAGATTTTGCTGGTATCATTAAGAAAAACCCATTTCCATGGGCTCTATTGCTTAGGTGCCCACAGATGTTACAAAGacattgaaagtgtttttcttgtCATTAACATacatattcttttattttatccaCACAAATACTATAcagtagggtgaccatacatcctctttttcctggacacgtcctcgtttagagacaCGTGTTTAtgtcccaaaacgaggacatgtccgggaaaaagaggacgtatggtcgCCCTACTATACAGAGAGATAATGAGGACATAGTATTGAAGACCCACCACCCCAAACAACCCGCACTTCCCACAACAGACCAGCTGAATGGTATACACAATTCATATTGATGGAAGAAATTAAGAACACAGCTATAAAGATACTAAAAGTCAACAAAGATATGGAATGTCTTAATTTGACACCATAGCATGAGCCTTATTCCTTATTTTGATTGCTGTAAAAGAAGCATGGTTCACTTGCAGTGCTGAGTTTTAAAGTAACATCtagacatttaaaaatcttttcaaagTAAGGTGCTGTTTCTGCAACACCCTGCATCTGGTGGAATTCAGTTTGCAAAAAGCGTAGCCCAGTGCAAAGGGTTTGGGATATGGTCTGTAATGAACCGTGGCAGGTGTCATTTGCTATCTATGACTCCAGTAAATTGCAAATGTAGATGAAAGTTTGTCTGAGGAACGTATACTGAGTTATGTACACTGCATTTCATCTGAGTAGATGAGTAGATCGATCCCTGAACACACTTTCAGTGCGCAAATCTTTTTAAACTATTAAGACTATGTCCACGAGATTCTCCATGAATGGGGATGTACGATTGTCAGAGGATGGGCTGCAGCTTGATCAGTGTGAGTATTTACAGAAACCGCAAATATGTATCTTATGTGCTGctactgtgtgactgtgacagTCATTGGTTTGTTCATgatcaaaggggggggggcaccaacTGCACATGAAGGACACTGAAATCAAAGGATTGGGATACCACATTTATTTGCGATTCTTAGTTACGTCAgtaattaaatatccagctgtgtaaatggataacattgtaaggaactgtaacctatgtaagtcgctctgggtgagagcgtctgctaaagaATGTTATGTAAAGGTTCTTCAAAACCGACAGGTAACTCATAACAAATAGGTAAAAGCAATTAGTATGGAGCATACAATGCAGACAGTACTCTTGTCATaggacaaaacacagaaaaggacCAGGCAAGCACCCGAGGGAAGAGTCATCTCCTCTGTGCCTACTTCCACCCGCTTATATCTGGATTCATTAATCTGGATTCTACGATGGCAGGAAATATTGAGGAAAAAGAGATTTAacgtttccaaaaaaaaaggcaaaacatcTAGGTAGATGCCATGCTAGAATTTACTGTACTGCAATATTTACTATCGTAAATCCATGCAATTCACCGTGCTAATCAACCGCCTATTGCTTGGTGTGTTGTTGGTTGTTTAGTTACATTCAcatctattcatttggcagacacttttatccgAAGCAATGTACATGTGAGGCACAAGCAAAAACGCTCACGAGGTCAAATGTGACATCATAGTGAATACAGCTTTTCATCAGGAGCTTAGCTTCATACCATATTTTCTGCAAAATATCACAATTCATCTcctatgcaaatgtaaataccCAAAGGCAATGACCATGGACATTCAGTTATATGTGCACTATTAGCCCATACAAGCAAATGCCGTTAGGAGAATTCCCTcccaaacacaggaaaacattcCGTATGAACGcgtgcctttaaaaaaaagtgtgactTCCACTAGATGTCACTAGAGACCCGTGTAATGTTTTGATGGCAAAGCAATTACAGCGCGCAAACCTGCTTCAAGAGAATGCTGGGGCCCAAATGTTCAAATCGTGATGACGTTAGACACAAATATGGAGAAATCTGCTGTTCTGAGACACACTTGTGTGAAGCCGAGTTCCACTAGAATAATGGGCCAATGCGTTTGTAAActaaatggaaatatttcagGGGTCGGAAAAGGAAGCGCCTCGTCTACGAACACAAGACTATGTCGCCTAAACACACATGCTTGGCGGCACATGTGAAATGACATGGGGCAATGAAAGGATCTGCTGTTCTGAGACACTTgtgtggctcttaaaagagccgtTGGATATCTTGGTTAGACAGTAATCGTGCGTTTTAAGCGCGCTCTCCTCGGATGCGGCGGGCCAGCTGAATGTCCTTGGGCATGATGGTCACCCTCTTGGCGTGGATGGCGCACAGGttggtgtcctcaaacagaccaaCCAGATAAGCCTCGCTGGCTTCCTGCAGAGCCATAACGGCAGAGCTCTGGAAACGCAGGTCGGTCTTGAAATCCTGGGCAATTTCTCTCACCAGCCGCTGGAAAGGCAGCTTGCGAATCAGCAGCTCGGTGGACTTCTGGTAACGGCGGATCTCTCTCAGAGCCACTGTGCCGGGCCTGTAGCGGTGAGGCTTCTTCACACCACCTGTAGCAGGCGCGCTCTTACGAGCGGCCTTAGTGGCGAGCTGCTTCCTGGGGGCCTTGCCACCGGTGGACTTACGGGCAGTCTGCTTGGTTCTAGCCATCGCAACAAAATATGTTTCTCCTTTCTTGACAGAAAAGTAACAACGATAAGCTCAGCACATGTTTATAAGGCGTTGCAGGCAAAGGCTGATTGGATGAGATTATACGGAGCTCTCATTGGTCCGCACCTGAGTTCGTTGTCTGTTGCCATTGGGTCGTTTCTTCATCGTATCTGCCGCCTAAAATTCAAACATCTCTCTGCTCCCGCCTTCTTTCCCAGTCTTCTCGCAAACCTTCCTCACGCACAAAGCCCTTTGTTCCAATTTTGCTGTTCTCCCTGTAACGTTCTTTCAGCAGTGCCAAATACCCTTTCACAAGCAACGAGTCATTTGAGTTGCTTGATAACAATGCGGCTAGTCCAGCCTAATCACGACACATGTTCACTACACATCCAGCACTTCATTTTGCAGTTGTTGGGGGAGTCACTGAAAAGTGCGTGATGCTGTTAATGCCATTGGAATATATTCTGTTGATCAATACGTGGCAAATGCAACTGCCTTAACATTGACAGCAGGTACACTCAAGTAGAGAgcagttttgcacattttaaagacaccagtgggtggctcttaaaagagcctttgggttaTTGGGCCAGTGGTGGATACTGGAGCAATTACTTGCCCTTGACTGCTTTCTCGGTTTTCTtgggcagcagcacagcctggatgTTAGGCAGAACTCCGCCCTGAGCGATAGTGACACCACCCAGGAGCTTGTTCAGCTCCTCGTCGTTACGCACTGCAAGCTGCAGGTGACGGGGAATGATACGGGTCTTCTTGTTGTCCCGAGCAGCATTGCCAGCCAGCTCAAGGATCTCAGCCGTAAGATACTCGAGCACGGCCGCCAAGTAGACCGGGGCGCCAGCGCCGACGCGCTCGGCGTAGTTTCCTTTGCGGAGCAGTCTGTGAACGCGACCGACCGGGAACTGGAGTCCAGCCCTGGACGAACGAGTCTTGGCCTTAGCCCTGGCTTTGCCACCGGTTTTACCTCTTCCGCTCATGCTTAGCCTTGTTTATTCGACAACTGTCAAACGAAATGACGCTACCACGCCTCGCGAGCCTTTATAGCTACAAGGAACGTCTTCATTGGATGAAATCCCATCGAGCCCTTAACCAATCAAATCTGAACAGGCCTTTTGCGCGGGCGTCCaacttttacaatgttaccgGTGGAGAATTCAACATGTCACGGAAATGTATCGTTACAACAGCCTCCACACTGAGCCATTCATCACTTGGAAACGTATAGCTCACATGTATACAGTTACCCTCGCCTACTGAATATGCattagttttttcctttttcccagTAGTCTGTGTTGCTCTTCTGTActgtttaattttgtgtttgtgcattgcTTGTGTGCAGTGATTATTTCCAACTCCTGGGATCCATAGTGCTACTAAATGACATGCAGGGGCAATTCAGCACTCAATTAGTTGCCCCAATTCTGTAAGGGCACTCACAGCTCAGCCAGAACGTCGAACGTTCAGCAGTACGATGTGGAaattagggggggggggtgtaaaatGGTTTCTGCCTCTTATCCGAAAGAGtgggtggctcttaaaagagcctttgggttgGATTTGTCGCCACATCTCTACTTGGAGCTAGTGTACTTGGTGACGGCCTTGGTGCCCTCGGACACGGCGTGTTTGGCCAGCTCTCCGGGCAACAGCAGGCGCACGGCAGTCTGGATCTCCCTGG
Encoded proteins:
- the LOC118771223 gene encoding histone H2A-like, with protein sequence MSGRGKTGGKARAKAKTRSSRAGLQFPVGRVHRLLRKGNYAERVGAGAPVYLAAVLEYLTAEILELAGNAARDNKKTRIIPRHLQLAVRNDEELNKLLGGVTIAQGGVLPNIQAVLLPKKTEKAVKGK